One window of the Magnolia sinica isolate HGM2019 chromosome 19, MsV1, whole genome shotgun sequence genome contains the following:
- the LOC131235393 gene encoding protein PAIR1-like isoform X3, translating to MKLKINKACNLSSISVLPPHSRRGNAIPPGADTSVFGNSQGSSQFRSHSQQSFSQGMSMSQLSQNSQEEIVTNEHGN from the exons ATGAAGTTGAAGATCAACAAGGCCTGCAATCTGAGCTCCATTTCTGTCCTTCCACCACATTCCAG GAGAGGAAATGCAATCCCACCAGGAGCAGATACTTCGGTTTTCGGTAACAGCCAAGGTTCTTCGCAGTTCCGATCGCATTCACAACAGTCATTTTCACAGGGCATGTCAATGTCTCAGCTCTCACAGAATTCTCAAGAGGAAATTGTGACAAATGAACAT GGAAACTAG
- the LOC131235393 gene encoding putative recombination initiation defects 3 isoform X2: MKLKINKACNLSSISVLPPHSRRGNAIPPGADTSVFGNSQGSSQFRSHSQQSFSQGMSMSQLSQNSQEEIVTNEHRFGSQDNSLKRISCLAPVTYT, encoded by the exons ATGAAGTTGAAGATCAACAAGGCCTGCAATCTGAGCTCCATTTCTGTCCTTCCACCACATTCCAG GAGAGGAAATGCAATCCCACCAGGAGCAGATACTTCGGTTTTCGGTAACAGCCAAGGTTCTTCGCAGTTCCGATCGCATTCACAACAGTCATTTTCACAGGGCATGTCAATGTCTCAGCTCTCACAGAATTCTCAAGAGGAAATTGTGACAAATGAACAT AGATTTGGTTCTCAAGACAACTCGTTGAAGAGGATTTCTTGCTTGGCGCCTGTTACTTACACGTGA
- the LOC131235393 gene encoding protein PAIR1-like isoform X1 — protein sequence MKLKINKACNLSSISVLPPHSRRGNAIPPGADTSVFGNSQGSSQFRSHSQQSFSQGMSMSQLSQNSQEEIVTNEHDFLLGACYLHVRRYSDANGKIIQQCYPQMEFNFCFR from the exons ATGAAGTTGAAGATCAACAAGGCCTGCAATCTGAGCTCCATTTCTGTCCTTCCACCACATTCCAG GAGAGGAAATGCAATCCCACCAGGAGCAGATACTTCGGTTTTCGGTAACAGCCAAGGTTCTTCGCAGTTCCGATCGCATTCACAACAGTCATTTTCACAGGGCATGTCAATGTCTCAGCTCTCACAGAATTCTCAAGAGGAAATTGTGACAAATGAACAT GATTTCTTGCTTGGCGCCTGTTACTTACACGTGAGAAGATACTCAGATGCCAATGGCAAGATCATCCAACAGTGTTATCCGCAGATGGAGTTCAACTTTTGCTTCAGATAA